A DNA window from Macadamia integrifolia cultivar HAES 741 chromosome 4, SCU_Mint_v3, whole genome shotgun sequence contains the following coding sequences:
- the LOC122077174 gene encoding uncharacterized protein LOC122077174 isoform X3, which yields MSDTNMGDVKVQESTENALGGGQGNVDLSGEEPQHADKNEESPMPSPQQEEEIIKKKYGGMIPKKPPLISKDHEHAFFDSADWALGKPTPQQQVRSRRSAYAPSEDNEDHDETGSPTHTYMLHAWAVMKLLSMCGHTLSNIDDLEITYPYVDAS from the exons ATGTCCGACACAAATATGGGGGATGTAAAGGTGCAAGAGAGCACTGAAAATGCGCTTGGAGGAGGCCAGGGTAATGTAGATTTATCTGGGGAGGAACCTCAACATGCGGACAAGAACGAGGAAAGTCCGATGCCCTCACCCCAGCAAGAG GaggaaataataaagaaaaagtaTGGAGGAATGATACCAAAAAAGCCTCCACTCATATCCAAG GATCATGAACATGCTTTCTTTGACTCTGCTGATTGGGCATTAGGAAAG CCCACACCACAGCAGCAAGTACGATCTAGACGATCTGCTTATGCTCCATCGGAAGACAATGAAG ATCATGACGAGACTGGATCACCTACCCATACGTATATGCTTCATGCATGGGCTGTGATGAAGCTTCTATCAATGTGCGGCCATACATTATCCAACATTGATGACTTGGAGATCACCTACCCATATGTGGATGCTTCATGA
- the LOC122077174 gene encoding uncharacterized protein LOC122077174 isoform X2: MSDTNMGDVKVQESTENALGGGQGNVDLSGEEPQHADKNEESPMPSPQQEEEIIKKKYGGMIPKKPPLISKDHEHAFFDSADWALGKQGAQKPKGPLEALRPKLQPTPQQQVRSRRSAYAPSEDNEDHDETGSPTHTYMLHAWAVMKLLSMCGHTLSNIDDLEITYPYVDAS, encoded by the exons ATGTCCGACACAAATATGGGGGATGTAAAGGTGCAAGAGAGCACTGAAAATGCGCTTGGAGGAGGCCAGGGTAATGTAGATTTATCTGGGGAGGAACCTCAACATGCGGACAAGAACGAGGAAAGTCCGATGCCCTCACCCCAGCAAGAG GaggaaataataaagaaaaagtaTGGAGGAATGATACCAAAAAAGCCTCCACTCATATCCAAG GATCATGAACATGCTTTCTTTGACTCTGCTGATTGGGCATTAGGAAAG CAAGGAGCTCAGAAGCCCAAAGGACCTCTTGAGGCACTAAGGCCAAAATTACAG CCCACACCACAGCAGCAAGTACGATCTAGACGATCTGCTTATGCTCCATCGGAAGACAATGAAG ATCATGACGAGACTGGATCACCTACCCATACGTATATGCTTCATGCATGGGCTGTGATGAAGCTTCTATCAATGTGCGGCCATACATTATCCAACATTGATGACTTGGAGATCACCTACCCATATGTGGATGCTTCATGA
- the LOC122077174 gene encoding uncharacterized protein LOC122077174 isoform X1, with product MSDTNMGDVKVQESTENALGGGQGNVDLSGEEPQHADKNEESPMPSPQQEEEIIKKKYGGMIPKKPPLISKDHEHAFFDSADWALGKMSKKQGAQKPKGPLEALRPKLQPTPQQQVRSRRSAYAPSEDNEDHDETGSPTHTYMLHAWAVMKLLSMCGHTLSNIDDLEITYPYVDAS from the exons ATGTCCGACACAAATATGGGGGATGTAAAGGTGCAAGAGAGCACTGAAAATGCGCTTGGAGGAGGCCAGGGTAATGTAGATTTATCTGGGGAGGAACCTCAACATGCGGACAAGAACGAGGAAAGTCCGATGCCCTCACCCCAGCAAGAG GaggaaataataaagaaaaagtaTGGAGGAATGATACCAAAAAAGCCTCCACTCATATCCAAG GATCATGAACATGCTTTCTTTGACTCTGCTGATTGGGCATTAGGAAAG ATGTCCAAAAAGCAAGGAGCTCAGAAGCCCAAAGGACCTCTTGAGGCACTAAGGCCAAAATTACAG CCCACACCACAGCAGCAAGTACGATCTAGACGATCTGCTTATGCTCCATCGGAAGACAATGAAG ATCATGACGAGACTGGATCACCTACCCATACGTATATGCTTCATGCATGGGCTGTGATGAAGCTTCTATCAATGTGCGGCCATACATTATCCAACATTGATGACTTGGAGATCACCTACCCATATGTGGATGCTTCATGA
- the LOC122077174 gene encoding uncharacterized protein LOC122077174 isoform X5, with protein sequence MSDTNMGDVKVQESTENALGGGQGNVDLSGEEPQHADKNEESPMPSPQQEEEIIKKKYGGMIPKKPPLISKDHEHAFFDSADWALGKQGAQKPKGPLEALRPKLQPTPQQQVRSRRSAYAPSEDNEDQESNNANSEDQYSHE encoded by the exons ATGTCCGACACAAATATGGGGGATGTAAAGGTGCAAGAGAGCACTGAAAATGCGCTTGGAGGAGGCCAGGGTAATGTAGATTTATCTGGGGAGGAACCTCAACATGCGGACAAGAACGAGGAAAGTCCGATGCCCTCACCCCAGCAAGAG GaggaaataataaagaaaaagtaTGGAGGAATGATACCAAAAAAGCCTCCACTCATATCCAAG GATCATGAACATGCTTTCTTTGACTCTGCTGATTGGGCATTAGGAAAG CAAGGAGCTCAGAAGCCCAAAGGACCTCTTGAGGCACTAAGGCCAAAATTACAG CCCACACCACAGCAGCAAGTACGATCTAGACGATCTGCTTATGCTCCATCGGAAGACAATGAAG ATCAAGAAAGTAACAATGCTAATTCTGAGGATCAGTATAGTCATGAGTAA
- the LOC122077174 gene encoding uncharacterized protein LOC122077174 isoform X4, giving the protein MSDTNMGDVKVQESTENALGGGQGNVDLSGEEPQHADKNEESPMPSPQQEEEIIKKKYGGMIPKKPPLISKDHEHAFFDSADWALGKMSKKQGAQKPKGPLEALRPKLQPTPQQQVRSRRSAYAPSEDNEDQESNNANSEDQYSHE; this is encoded by the exons ATGTCCGACACAAATATGGGGGATGTAAAGGTGCAAGAGAGCACTGAAAATGCGCTTGGAGGAGGCCAGGGTAATGTAGATTTATCTGGGGAGGAACCTCAACATGCGGACAAGAACGAGGAAAGTCCGATGCCCTCACCCCAGCAAGAG GaggaaataataaagaaaaagtaTGGAGGAATGATACCAAAAAAGCCTCCACTCATATCCAAG GATCATGAACATGCTTTCTTTGACTCTGCTGATTGGGCATTAGGAAAG ATGTCCAAAAAGCAAGGAGCTCAGAAGCCCAAAGGACCTCTTGAGGCACTAAGGCCAAAATTACAG CCCACACCACAGCAGCAAGTACGATCTAGACGATCTGCTTATGCTCCATCGGAAGACAATGAAG ATCAAGAAAGTAACAATGCTAATTCTGAGGATCAGTATAGTCATGAGTAA
- the LOC122077174 gene encoding uncharacterized protein LOC122077174 isoform X6, producing MSDTNMGDVKVQESTENALGGGQGNVDLSGEEPQHADKNEESPMPSPQQEEEIIKKKYGGMIPKKPPLISKDHEHAFFDSADWALGKPTPQQQVRSRRSAYAPSEDNEDQESNNANSEDQYSHE from the exons ATGTCCGACACAAATATGGGGGATGTAAAGGTGCAAGAGAGCACTGAAAATGCGCTTGGAGGAGGCCAGGGTAATGTAGATTTATCTGGGGAGGAACCTCAACATGCGGACAAGAACGAGGAAAGTCCGATGCCCTCACCCCAGCAAGAG GaggaaataataaagaaaaagtaTGGAGGAATGATACCAAAAAAGCCTCCACTCATATCCAAG GATCATGAACATGCTTTCTTTGACTCTGCTGATTGGGCATTAGGAAAG CCCACACCACAGCAGCAAGTACGATCTAGACGATCTGCTTATGCTCCATCGGAAGACAATGAAG ATCAAGAAAGTAACAATGCTAATTCTGAGGATCAGTATAGTCATGAGTAA
- the LOC122076021 gene encoding pentatricopeptide repeat-containing protein At5g15280, mitochondrial, translated as MRKTHKVFFHQLFQIPSYLHLWLPRTKFLHLQVCSLISHQLSFSTEAGFFSLKAPSSNLNRSKPNQRLVFENKHKPSSTNCKLACVLEEPTSSLGDGLTKTQIDSTDLCSTGCSSIGSSVILRCSYLWEKKFVTSAETSLRGILLKLIDIFPESTRRFLRLSRLKPRDVLEILQDFESQCLEPAIEARKVELLWELFKLAANQSKEFIHLPQSHEIMASMLVQVGLLRETELLLRTMESLFCNSEIISAMLEAYAKAWDLENSILMYNEMRSRGLIPSSSSYRVLLNNLVQINKGDLAFRVYMDMVESGFGLCSVEETTFELLVRLLCKDGKIQEARNLVREVTALGVQPGRLVINEIAIGYCAKKDFEDLLSFLSEIKCVPDAPICNKIMYSLCRRFGAEEAYLFMEDLNYLGFSPDEITFGILIGWSCRVGKLKDAFFYLSDLSSRCLIPDIHTYNAIISGLFKKSMWNHARDILDEMLEKGITPNATTFRVLLAGYCKARLFNEAKAIIGEMVSHKLIELSPMEDTLSKAFMILGLNPLSAKVKRDNDVGLTKTEFFDALGNGLYLETDIDEFEKTMMKILEDSFIPDFNSLVLKECGHGNVRSALRVKDEMVWWGQELSSCAYMTLVNHLSASHSHVKVAIRLLDEMPKQASHLDQSTLNLLIQATSKKGFTCHGRRLLDRMLQRNLLIQNGTYTALIEGLCKEGNIRELHECWELALIHKWLPTFKDCKALIGYLCQLGQIRKALELLENTLATYTDSTADACNMFLEELSVNGYTSIGHVLMEEVVRQGWILDQAAYNHLIRGFCKEKSFIEAFGVLDARLKMNMVPCVDVCTLLIPQLIRFHRMKKVMALKEMIFNEETTACLSVYNAIVKGLCKMGKVGEATLQFEEMLAKGIQPDPETYNLMVQGYCGINNLRGALEFIASMTRMNFSLSISSYRNLVCCICMEGRVLYALRMKELMLRVASCPILVVYNILIHCLFHSGNSTVVTTILHEMHEKGLLLDEVSYNFLVHGYLKCKDVSRSEKALKSMIDKDLRPNNRSFGSIIRYLCNEGELDKAMEMSTVMELRSWVHSSVVQNAIAVGLLTRGRLQEAEDFLDRMKHKGLIPNSICYDLLIKGFCYHGRLNRAVDLMNIMLMKGNIPSPSSYDFVIQSLCACNAFDQALDFHAEMLDRKHEPSVNTWDALVSGLCKDGRTVQAKMLLDSMLQFGQSPTQTMYQSVIKCCLENHPTKASELLHKMQQNGYVPDFEIHWSLISNLRNSIDNDGSEKGGFLSKLLSRSGFTGKKDPKAIRG; from the coding sequence ATGAGAAAAACCcacaaagttttctttcatcaacTGTTCCAAATCCCATCCTATTTGCATCTATGGTTGCCAAGGACCAAATTTCTCCATCTTCAGGTTTGTTCTCTCATCTCTCACCAATTGAGCTTTTCTACTGAAGCTGGGTTTTTTAGTTTAAAAGCTCCATCTTCGAATCTTAACCGttccaaaccaaatcaaagacTTGTGTTTGAGAATAAACATAAGCCTTCCTCCACGAATTGTAAACTGGCCTGCGTCTTGGAGGAACCTACATCATCTCTTGGAGACGGACTAACCAAAACCCAGATAGATTCAACAGATTTATGTTCGACTGGTTGTTCTAGTATTGGTAGCTCTGTTATTTTGAGGTGTTCGTACCTTTGGGAGAAAAAGTTCGTGACATCTGCTGAGACTTCTCTGCGAGGCATTCTGCTCAAGTTAATTGATATATTTCCTGAATCAACACGTCGATTCCTGAGGCTGTCGCGGCTGAAACCCAGAGATGTCCTTGAAATTTTACAGGATTTCGAATCCCAGTGTTTGGAACCTGCAATTGAAGCAAGAAAGGTGGAACTTTTGTGGGAATTGTTCAAGTTGGCAGCGAACCAGAGTAAGGAATTTATACATCTTCCCCAATCCCACGAGATCATGGCCTCCATGCTTGTCCAAGTCGGATTGCTTAGAGAGACGGAATTGTTGCTTCGAACAATGGAATCTCTATTTTGCAATTCTGAAATCATCAGCGCAATGCTTGAAGCATATGCCAAGGCCTGGGATTTAGAGAACTCAATTTTGATGTACAATGAAATGAGGTCTCGAGGTTTAATACCGTCCTCATCAAGTTATCGGGTTCTACTCAATAATTTGGTTCAAATAAACAAGGGTGACCTAGCATTTCGAGTTTATATGGACATGGTAGAGTCTGGGTTTGGACTGTGTAGTGTGGAAGAAACTACTTTTGAGCTTCTTGTTAGGTTACTTTGTAAGGATGGAAAAATTCAAGAAGCTCGAAATCTTGTGAGGGAGGTTACTGCCCTGGGTGTGCAGCCTGGTCGGCTCGTTATTAATGAGATTGCTATAGGGTATTGTGCAAAGAAGGACTTTGAGGACTTGTTGAGCTTCTTGAGTGAAATAAAGTGCGTGCCAGATGCTCCCATCTGCAATAAGATTATGTACTCTCTTTGTAGGAGGTTTGGTGCAGAAGAAGCATACTTATTCATGGAGGACCTCAATTATTTAGGATTCAGTCCAGATGAAATAACTTTTGGTATCTTGATTGGCTGGAGTTGCAGAGTAGGAAAGCTAAAAGATGCCTTCTTTTATCTATCAGATCTTTCTTCAAGATGCCTAATACCTGATATACATACTTATAACGCTATTATCAGTGGGTTATTTAAGAAGAGTATGTGGAACCATGCTAGGGACATTCTTGATGAAATGCTTGAGAAGGGGATAACACCAAATGCAACGACATTTAGAGTTCTTTTAGCTGGATATTGCAAAGCTAGACTATTTAACGAAGCAAAGGCGATTATTGGGGAGATGGTGAGCCACAAGTTGATTGAATTATCTCCAATGGAGGATACTCTTTCTAAGGCATTTATGATCTTGGGGCTTAACCCATTGTCTGCGAAAGTGAAGAGGGATAACGACGTAGGACTTACAAAAACCGAGTTCTTTGATGCCCTTGGAAATGGACTTTATTTAGAGACAGACATTGACGAGTTTGAGAAGACTATGATGAAGATTCTAGAAGATTCTTTCATTCCTGACTTTAACTCACTTGTATTGAAGGAATGTGGCCATGGAAATGTACGATCTGCACTAAGGGTTAAAGATGAGATGGTTTGGTGGGGCCAGGAACTCTCATCATGTGCCTACATGACATTAGTTAATCACCTCTCTGCATCCCATTCCCATGTTAAGGTAGCTATCAGGCTTTTGGATGAAATGCCAAAACAGGCTAGTCATCTAGACCAATCAACTCTCAATTTGCTTATCCAGGCAACTAGCAAGAAGGGATTCACATGTCACGGGAGAAGGCTTTTGGATAGAATGCTCCAAAGGAACCTACTTATCCAGAATGGGACATACACAGCTCTAATTGAAGGCTTATGCAAAGAAGGAAACATTAGAGAACTTCATGAATGCTGGGAACTTGCATTGATACACAAATGGTTACCTACATTTAAGGATTGCAAGGCTCTTATCGGTTACTTATGCCAGCTTGGACAGATTAGAAAAGCACTTGAGCTTCTTGAAAACACACTTGCAACCTACACTGACTCAACCGCTGATGCTTGCAATATGTTTCTTGAAGAGCTTTCTGTGAATGGTTATACAAGCATTGGACATGTTTTGATGGAAGAAGTTGTAAGGCAGGGCTGGATCTTGGATCAGGCAGCTTATAACCACCTTATAAGGGGGTTCTGTAAGGAGAAAAGTTTTATTGAAGCCTTTGGGGTACTTGATGCCAGGCTCAAAATGAACATGGTCCCCTGTGTGGATGTCTGTACTCTGTTAATTCCTCAACTGATTAGGTTTCACAGAATGAAGAAAGTGATGGCTCTGAAGGAGATGATATTCAATGAGGAAACAACAGCGTGTCTTTCTGTCTACAATGCTATAGTCAAAGGTCTCTGTAAGATGGGGAAAGTTGGGGAGGCAACCCTCCAATTCGAAGAAATGTTAGCAAAAGGCATACAACCAGACCCGGAAACTTATAATCTGATGGTTCAAGGGTATTGTGGCATTAACAACTTGAGAGGAGCACTGGAGTTTATAGCTAGCATGACAAGAATGAATTTTAGCCTCTCGATCTCAAGTTACCGTAATCTGGTGTGCTGCATATGCATGGAGGGTAGGGTGCTCTACGCATTGAGGATGAAAGAGCTTATGCTAAGAGTAGCCAGTTGTCCTATCCTTGTAGTCTATAACATTCTGATACACTGTCTTTTCCATTCTGGAAATAGTACAGTTGTGACAACAATTTTACATGAAATGCATGAGAAGGGCTTGCTTCTTGATGAAGTATCTTATAACTTTCTTGTACATGGCTACTTGAAGTGTAAGGATGTCTCAAGATCAGAGAAGGCTCTGAAGTCTATGATTGACAAGGATCTAAGACCAAATAATCGCAGCTTTGGAAGTATAATCAGATACCTTTGTAATGAAGGGGAGCTTGATAAAGCAATGGAGATGAGTACTGTGATGGAGTTAAGGAGCTGGGTGCACAGTTCAGTTGTCCAAAATGCAATTGCAGTGGGACTTCTTACTCGTGGTAGACTTCAAGAAGCAGAAGATTTTTTGGATAGGATGAAGCATAAAGGCCTGATCCCCAACAGCATCTGCTATGATTTGCTGATTAAAGGATTTTGTTACCATGGAAGACTGAACAGGGCAGTTGATCTAATGAATATAATGCTGATGAAAGGAAACATTCCAAGCCCTTCCAGTTACGATTTTGTCATACAGAGTCTTTGTGCATGCAATGCTTTCGACCAAGCTCTTGATTTCCATGCTGAGATGTTGGATAGGAAACATGAACCTAGCGTAAATACATGGGATGCTCTTGTCAGTGGACTTTGTAAAGATGGTCGAACAGTCCAAGCCAAAATGCTATTGGATTCCATGCTTCAGTTTGGTCAAAGTCCAACCCAGACAATGTACCAGTCTGTGATTAAATGTTGTTTGGAAAACCATCCCACCAAGGCATCAGAACTTTTACATAAGATGCAACAAAATGGATATGTTCCAGATTTCGAGATTCACTGGTCCCTCATAAGCAATCTAAGAAATTCCATTGACAATGATGGTAGTGAAAAGGGCGGTTTTCTGTCAAAGCTTCTTTCGCGGAGTGGCTTTACTGGGAAGAAAGATCCAAAGGCTATAAGGGGTTAG